From the genome of Clostridiales bacterium:
ACACACACACACACACACAATACCTTTACTTACAAGGAAGGAGGTACACTTATTATTTAAGCGTATCTCTTATTTATTTAAAATCTCCAATAAAGGGGGTTTTAATCTAATATGAGTAAAAGTATCAAATTAAAAGGTAATAATTATATTGATAGTACGGGAATTGTACATAATAGACAGTTATTAAGTGATTTATTAAGTAATATATCCCTTATAGCTTATCCAGTAGGTAGTATATACATCTCAGTAAATAGTACTAACCCAGCTACATTGTTTGGTGGTACTTGGGAAAGACTCGCTGACCGTTTTTTATGGGCTACCTCGATTAATAATAACATAGGTAATACTGGTGGTACTATGACTAATACAATAGTCCAAAGCAATTTACCAAGTAGAGCTATGGTAAGAGGTAGAGTTACTGGTACTCACTATGGTTGTGACTGTAACAAAGCTATAACTGACAGTTGGGCTAATATATGTTTAGCTGACGGAGGTATGACAAGCGACCAACCTATCAATAATATGCCACCATATTTAGAGGTGGCTATGTGGAAACGTACAGCTTAAATAATAAGTTATATATAATATGGCTAGAGCGATTAAATTTAAAAATAACGATTATATCGATACAAGAGGAATCGTACACAATAGGCAAATATTAGCGGATATTATTTATCCAGTTGGTAGTATTTACTTATGTGTTAACGATGTTAACCCAGCTACATTGTTTGGTGGTACTTGGCAAAAAATGAGTGGTGGTTATTTGTATGGTTGTTCGAGTAGTACTGGTAACTCAACTTATACTGGTAGTGCTACACAGTCCCATACTTTAACCAAAGACGAAATACCAAGTCATAATCACGGAACTGTAAACGGTAGACAAAGTGTTAGCTGGTCTAATGGAGGATATTACTTAAATACATCAAGTGGACTACAAGTAAAGGTAGAATCAACCAACACAAGTAATACTGGTGGAGGACAAGGACACACCCACAATATAGCTTATATCGGTGTATGGGTATGGAAACGTACAGCTTAAAAAAGGAGGATAAAAATTGAAAAATATTATAAATTTTATTACTGGTACACTAGCTACGGGCTTAGTGTATTTTTTAGGTGGCTGGGACGTAGCTTTACAAGTACTTTTATTAGTAGTTGTTTTAGATTATGTTACTGGTATATGCCAAGCTATTTATAATAAAAAAATAAATAGCACAGTAGGACTAAAAGGTATCATTAAAAAAGTTGGATACTTTATTATTGTAGCTGTGGCTACTATTTTAGATAGAATAGCTGGAAATACTGGAGCAATACGTACTTTAGTTATCTATTTCTTTGTAGCTAACGAGGGTATAAGTATTTTGGAAAACTGGGGCGGTATGGGTTTACCGTTACCACAAAAACTTATTGACTCGTTAGAACAATTAAAAAAAGATAATGACCCTAAATAGGTTG
Proteins encoded in this window:
- a CDS encoding phage holin family protein — protein: MKNIINFITGTLATGLVYFLGGWDVALQVLLLVVVLDYVTGICQAIYNKKINSTVGLKGIIKKVGYFIIVAVATILDRIAGNTGAIRTLVIYFFVANEGISILENWGGMGLPLPQKLIDSLEQLKKDNDPK